In a genomic window of Acidilobus saccharovorans 345-15:
- a CDS encoding ATP-binding cassette domain-containing protein encodes MGESGSGKSTLANIMVGLVKLPLVVESGSVMIEGKVDVLRASQEELNRVRGTVIYQLRAPGRPELPEPGEEGQGHHKGHTGLPRH; translated from the coding sequence GTGGGCGAGTCGGGGTCCGGCAAGTCAACGCTCGCCAATATAATGGTCGGCCTCGTCAAGCTCCCCCTCGTCGTAGAGTCCGGCTCAGTGATGATAGAGGGCAAGGTGGACGTCCTGAGGGCCTCCCAGGAGGAGCTCAACAGGGTCAGGGGCACAGTTATCTATCAGCTACGTGCCCCAGGCCGCCCAGAACTCCCTGAACCCGGTGAGGAAGGTCAAGGACACCATAAAGGACATACTGGCCTCCCACGGCATTGA
- a CDS encoding ABC transporter ATP-binding protein, with the protein MKQRLILAMALMLNPRIVVMDEPTTGLDVVTQHDILRLIRRVQRQRDLTMVFISHDIATVGYITDRVYVMKEGRIVEEGPTEEVLTHPRHEYTRLLIESVPNPYSRIEA; encoded by the coding sequence ATGAAGCAGAGGCTCATACTTGCCATGGCCCTCATGCTCAACCCGAGGATAGTTGTAATGGACGAGCCCACCACAGGCCTTGACGTAGTGACGCAGCACGACATACTCAGACTGATAAGGAGGGTGCAGAGGCAGAGGGACCTCACAATGGTTTTCATAAGCCACGACATAGCCACGGTGGGCTACATAACTGACAGGGTCTATGTGATGAAGGAGGGGAGAATCGTGGAGGAGGGTCCGACAGAGGAGGTGCTCACCCACCCAAGGCATGAGTACACGAGGCTGCTCATAGAGAGCGTGCCGAACCCATATTCAAGGATCGAGGCTTAA
- a CDS encoding glycosyltransferase family 2 protein encodes MSSAGPISVIVTAYNRRQYLPYALRSLEAQTLPRDRFEVIVVKNFEDKESDEIIRRNGWKEVYSDEQWQGRFLLAGLEEAKGDIITFLEDDDMYREVRLEKVYRGLGSHAMFYNLQQPIDANGREIGVRLRPREPPRELEVSDAREVVLYNLDFNASSMAVQRRVAERARLDLVRKSVDTALAAAALEAGSIRVVPERLTLYRVHSENTSATRGLTAEALARKYMEYYRDYMALREATTSKVSRELLDFRATYFGSILCLGRGIEGVEVKVRPLKAVWLRLRGWPVNRGAVLGSILCLVPADLVRALRLRRFLLPAGEEPGGSAVKAAKVLFVAPSPRRRVHQRRWAALNASVPGPSLGQPIKDRGGLQGRPWVPGPLCRQRGLPGAQR; translated from the coding sequence TTGAGCTCAGCCGGCCCGATCTCAGTCATAGTCACCGCCTACAACAGGAGACAGTACCTTCCCTACGCCCTGCGAAGCCTTGAGGCGCAGACGCTCCCAAGGGACAGGTTCGAGGTAATAGTCGTCAAGAACTTTGAGGACAAAGAGAGCGACGAGATAATTCGCAGGAACGGCTGGAAGGAGGTCTACAGCGACGAGCAGTGGCAGGGCAGGTTCCTCCTGGCGGGCCTCGAGGAGGCGAAGGGGGACATAATAACCTTCCTGGAGGACGACGACATGTACAGGGAGGTCAGGCTCGAGAAGGTCTACAGGGGGCTTGGGTCTCACGCCATGTTCTACAACCTGCAGCAGCCCATAGACGCAAATGGCAGGGAAATAGGCGTGAGGCTCAGGCCCAGGGAGCCTCCCAGGGAGCTTGAGGTCAGCGACGCCAGAGAGGTTGTCCTGTATAATCTTGACTTCAACGCCAGCTCCATGGCCGTCCAGAGGCGCGTGGCCGAGAGGGCAAGGCTTGACCTGGTGAGGAAGTCAGTAGACACCGCACTGGCTGCGGCCGCCCTTGAGGCGGGCAGCATAAGGGTTGTGCCTGAGAGGCTGACGCTTTACAGGGTTCACTCAGAGAACACATCGGCCACCAGGGGGCTCACGGCCGAGGCGCTGGCAAGGAAGTACATGGAGTACTACAGGGACTACATGGCGTTAAGGGAGGCAACCACGTCTAAGGTCTCCAGGGAGCTCCTTGACTTCAGGGCCACGTACTTTGGAAGCATACTCTGCCTTGGAAGGGGGATTGAGGGCGTGGAGGTGAAGGTGAGGCCCCTGAAGGCCGTCTGGCTCCGCCTGAGGGGCTGGCCGGTGAACAGGGGGGCCGTGCTGGGCTCCATATTGTGCCTCGTGCCTGCGGACCTCGTCAGGGCCCTGCGACTTCGGCGATTTTTATTGCCGGCAGGCGAGGAGCCCGGGGGGTCGGCAGTGAAGGCTGCAAAGGTCCTCTTTGTCGCCCCCTCACCCCGACGACGAGTGCATCAACGCCGGTGGGCTGCTCTCAATGCTAGTGTCCCTGGGCCTAGCCTGGGACAACCCATCAAGGATAGAGGAGGGCTGCAGGGTCGACCCTGGGTACCTGGACCACTATGTAGGCAGCGCGGCCTCCCTGGAGCTCAACGATGA